In the Ilumatobacteraceae bacterium genome, one interval contains:
- a CDS encoding DUF6596 domain-containing protein: MVREHSGRILASLIGQYRDFQLAEEALQDAWLAAAESWPADGWPDNPPGWVFTVASRKALDTIRRERSRSERQQSAHRELERRELDELDRRAERWHSGVDDDRLRLLFTCCHPDLDLESRIALTLRSVTWLGTDEIAQAFGVPTPTMAQRIVRAKAKIKRAGIPYRVPVGHELPGRLAGVLRVIYLVFNEAYLSRRTDQPVRVDLADEAIRLGRALVDLMPDEPEAGGLLALMLAQHARAHARFDEVGDLVLLEDQDRGRWDRAAIGEAGRILEAAMRRRSIGPYQLQAAIAALHSEASTFADTDWAQIVALYDLLVGIDASPVIALNRAVAVGFANGPEAGLAAIDEIVADPSRFPQPHLLSAARGEFLTRSGRHEQASTAFEDALATVSSDTERRHLERRLRAVRHLSG; the protein is encoded by the coding sequence GTGGTCCGAGAGCACTCGGGCCGCATCCTCGCGTCGCTGATCGGCCAGTACCGCGACTTCCAACTGGCCGAGGAGGCGCTGCAGGACGCATGGCTCGCCGCTGCCGAGTCGTGGCCAGCCGACGGCTGGCCGGACAACCCACCGGGCTGGGTGTTCACCGTCGCGTCGCGCAAGGCACTCGACACGATCCGACGCGAACGGAGCCGCAGCGAACGTCAGCAGTCCGCACATCGAGAGCTCGAGCGGCGCGAGCTCGACGAACTCGACCGGCGGGCCGAGCGCTGGCACAGCGGCGTGGACGACGACCGCCTTCGGCTGCTGTTCACCTGCTGCCATCCGGACCTCGACCTCGAGTCACGGATCGCCCTGACCCTCCGCAGCGTCACGTGGCTCGGCACCGACGAGATCGCGCAGGCGTTCGGGGTCCCGACGCCGACGATGGCCCAACGAATCGTCCGCGCCAAGGCGAAGATCAAGCGCGCCGGGATCCCGTACCGGGTCCCGGTCGGCCACGAGCTGCCCGGACGGCTGGCGGGGGTGCTCCGCGTCATCTACCTCGTGTTCAACGAGGCGTACCTGTCGAGGCGCACCGATCAACCGGTCCGGGTCGACCTCGCCGACGAGGCGATCCGTCTGGGACGTGCCCTCGTCGACCTGATGCCCGACGAGCCCGAGGCGGGTGGCCTGCTCGCGCTGATGCTGGCGCAGCACGCACGGGCCCACGCACGCTTCGACGAGGTCGGCGATCTGGTGTTGCTGGAGGACCAGGACCGTGGCCGTTGGGACCGGGCCGCGATCGGCGAGGCGGGACGAATCCTCGAAGCGGCGATGCGACGGCGCTCGATCGGGCCGTACCAACTCCAGGCGGCGATCGCAGCCCTGCACAGCGAGGCCTCGACGTTCGCCGACACCGACTGGGCGCAGATCGTCGCCCTGTACGACCTCCTGGTCGGGATCGACGCCAGCCCGGTCATCGCCCTCAACCGAGCGGTGGCCGTCGGCTTCGCCAACGGCCCCGAGGCAGGACTCGCCGCGATCGATGAGATCGTCGCCGACCCGTCACGCTTCCCTCAGCCGCATCTGCTGTCGGCGGCACGGGGCGAGTTCCTCACCCGGTCGGGTCGGCACGAACAGGCCTCCACGGCGTTCGAGGACGCACTCGCCACGGTCTCGTCCGACACGGAGCGACGGCACCTCGAGCGGCGGCTCCGGGCCGTCCGGCACCTGTCCGGGTGA
- a CDS encoding YciI family protein, with protein sequence MKYMLLIYSEPGAEGVGTEAEQEAAMGEWFAFTQRIVDSGELVAGDPLQGIETATTVTVRGGETVVTDGPFAETKEILGGYYIVDVDSLERAQQLGAELPSAKYGRTEVRPLMVIPGAGG encoded by the coding sequence ATGAAGTACATGCTGCTGATCTACAGCGAGCCGGGCGCCGAGGGCGTCGGCACCGAAGCCGAGCAAGAGGCGGCGATGGGCGAATGGTTCGCCTTCACCCAGCGCATCGTCGACAGCGGCGAGCTGGTGGCCGGTGACCCGCTCCAGGGCATCGAGACGGCGACCACCGTGACCGTCCGCGGCGGCGAGACCGTCGTCACCGACGGGCCGTTCGCCGAGACGAAGGAGATTCTCGGCGGCTACTACATCGTCGACGTCGACTCACTCGAGCGGGCGCAGCAACTCGGTGCCGAGTTGCCCTCGGCGAAGTACGGCCGCACCGAGGTCCGCCCGCTGATGGTGATCCCGGGAGCGGGCGGCTGA